The Desulfoscipio gibsoniae DSM 7213 genome contains a region encoding:
- the ltrA gene encoding group II intron reverse transcriptase/maturase: MTTKRLKKRQKLRNNEYYDIQEKFDDLYRRSKQGSTFNNLVELIASDQNILLAYRNIKKNKGSKTRGSNRTTIIDIGKTNPDRLLQYVKNRLQNYSPQPIRRKEIEKEDGRMRPLGIPTIEDRLIQQCIKQVLEPICEAKFYEHSYGFRPNRGTHHAIARVNFLAYKSKLQYVVDIDIKGFFDNVDHAKLMKQMWSIGIQDKNLLCIISKMLKAEIKGIGIPTRGTPQGGILSPLLSNIVLNELDWWIASQWETMPTKHQYASKSKRVRALKTAGLKEVYIVRYADDFKLLCRTRKEAEKLFCAVKKWLNERLKLEISPEKSKIVNLKRHYSDFLGVRIKLQEKGQQQVTTSRMTERSVRKSKDKLKNCVDTLQRQPTVDNMQKLNACILGLHNYYCVATNVSRDFDKIAFHVDANLRNTRSMTTRRGQLTKAFTQFYGHYTGRPKFIMGIPLFPIHLVKFKPPPYFNQDKCNYTLEGRNMIHKPLQAIDTSVLRYLMEHPVEQESTEYNDNRISLYVSQRGKCFITGLELTTFTAEAHRKTPKGNGGTDEYGNLVIVVPEVHRLIHALDEETVQKCLLALTNSNINYKRLNQLRKMVGNSEICVG, encoded by the coding sequence ATGACGACCAAGAGACTTAAGAAGAGGCAAAAACTTAGAAACAACGAGTACTACGACATCCAAGAGAAGTTTGATGACCTTTATCGACGCTCGAAGCAAGGTTCGACATTCAACAATCTCGTTGAACTAATAGCCAGTGACCAAAATATCTTACTCGCATATAGGAACATCAAGAAGAACAAGGGTAGCAAAACCAGAGGTTCCAACCGCACCACAATTATCGACATAGGCAAAACGAATCCTGACAGACTGCTACAGTATGTCAAGAACAGGCTTCAGAATTACTCGCCACAGCCGATAAGGCGGAAGGAGATAGAAAAAGAAGATGGTAGGATGCGACCGCTTGGTATTCCAACTATAGAAGACCGCCTAATACAGCAGTGTATCAAGCAGGTATTAGAACCCATTTGTGAGGCAAAATTCTATGAGCACAGCTACGGCTTCAGACCCAACAGGGGGACACACCACGCAATAGCGAGAGTGAACTTCCTAGCATATAAGTCTAAGCTACAATACGTAGTCGATATAGATATCAAAGGATTTTTTGACAACGTAGACCATGCCAAGCTCATGAAGCAGATGTGGAGTATAGGAATTCAAGACAAGAATTTGCTTTGCATTATTTCTAAGATGCTCAAAGCAGAAATTAAGGGAATTGGAATTCCAACCAGAGGAACACCCCAGGGGGGGATTCTTAGTCCACTGCTTTCGAATATTGTCCTAAACGAATTGGATTGGTGGATAGCTAGCCAATGGGAAACTATGCCGACGAAGCACCAATATGCGAGCAAGAGCAAGAGGGTTCGTGCCCTCAAGACAGCAGGATTAAAGGAAGTCTACATCGTGAGGTATGCGGATGACTTCAAACTGCTATGCAGGACTAGGAAAGAAGCTGAAAAGTTGTTCTGCGCAGTTAAAAAATGGCTAAACGAGAGATTAAAGTTGGAGATAAGCCCGGAGAAATCAAAGATAGTGAATCTAAAGAGACACTATTCTGATTTTCTTGGGGTGAGGATTAAGCTTCAGGAGAAAGGGCAACAACAAGTCACAACCTCCCGAATGACAGAGAGATCGGTTCGGAAGAGTAAGGACAAGTTGAAGAACTGTGTTGACACTCTGCAGAGGCAGCCCACCGTAGACAACATGCAGAAACTTAATGCCTGTATATTAGGCCTGCATAATTACTACTGTGTGGCAACAAACGTAAGCAGAGATTTCGACAAAATCGCCTTTCATGTCGACGCGAACCTTAGAAATACGAGGTCTATGACAACTCGACGAGGACAACTAACCAAAGCTTTTACCCAGTTTTATGGGCATTATACTGGGCGCCCGAAGTTTATAATGGGCATACCCCTATTCCCCATACACTTGGTAAAGTTCAAGCCACCTCCATATTTTAACCAGGACAAGTGCAATTACACGCTAGAAGGGCGGAATATGATACACAAACCTCTTCAAGCCATTGACACATCGGTATTGCGCTATCTCATGGAGCACCCTGTGGAACAGGAAAGCACAGAGTACAACGATAATAGAATATCCTTGTACGTGAGCCAACGGGGTAAATGTTTCATCACTGGCTTAGAGCTTACGACATTCACCGCAGAGGCTCACCGCAAAACCCCAAAAGGGAACGGCGGAACCGACGAATATGGAAACTTGGTTATTGTAGTCCCGGAAGTGCATAGGCTGATACATGCCTTGGACGAGGAGACTGTTCAGAAATGTCTGTTAGCACTGACGAACAGCAATATAAATTATAAACGCCTCAATCAACTAAGGAAAATGGTTGGAAATAGTGAAATTTGTGTGGGGTAG
- a CDS encoding FIVAR domain-containing protein yields the protein MSNVKNYHEQGGQKWVVGGQLEITAGGKLTFKGTELKPALGQTNSEASTVAALKEDFNSLLGRLFAAGLMVVDKSALEAAITAALELLDSAVVGEDVGEYPQAAYDTFESAIEAALGVVDDTGATQNEVSTALAALTTAVSTFEAAVITVDKSVLRAAIAAAQDILDGAQVGSEPGQYPQEAVTAFETAIGAAQAVVENADATQTNVDDAVTALATAVSTFEAAVITE from the coding sequence ATGAGTAATGTTAAAAACTATCACGAACAAGGCGGGCAGAAATGGGTGGTGGGTGGCCAGCTGGAGATTACAGCTGGTGGTAAGCTCACCTTCAAGGGAACCGAACTAAAACCAGCACTAGGCCAAACTAACAGTGAAGCCAGCACTGTTGCCGCTCTAAAAGAGGATTTCAACTCCCTCTTGGGGCGGCTTTTTGCTGCCGGTCTGATGGTGGTGGATAAATCAGCACTTGAAGCGGCCATCACCGCAGCTTTGGAACTTTTAGATAGTGCAGTGGTTGGCGAGGATGTTGGGGAATATCCGCAAGCTGCCTACGATACTTTTGAGAGCGCCATTGAAGCTGCCCTAGGTGTGGTGGATGATACAGGTGCTACCCAAAACGAAGTTAGTACTGCGCTTGCAGCATTAACAACTGCGGTATCCACCTTTGAAGCAGCAGTAATCACTGTAGATAAATCTGTTCTTCGAGCGGCTATTGCTGCCGCTCAAGATATACTGGATGGTGCTCAGGTGGGCTCCGAGCCTGGCCAATATCCGCAAGAGGCTGTTACTGCTTTTGAAACTGCCATTGGTGCAGCACAGGCAGTAGTGGAAAACGCTGATGCCACCCAAACCAATGTAGACGATGCTGTGACTGCTTTAGCTACGGCGGTATCCACCTTTGAAGCAGCGGTCATCACGGAATAA
- a CDS encoding head-tail connector protein, translating to MVVTLEEVKLYLRIDGDEEDTLITNFISTAVEICEDILRYSLSEFEEIPAVVRQAVLYCVANLYEKREGTHYYLKNEGGGMAETVNVMKLILANLRRESW from the coding sequence ATGGTGGTAACCCTGGAAGAAGTAAAACTGTATTTAAGGATAGACGGTGATGAGGAAGATACACTCATCACTAATTTTATTTCTACCGCCGTGGAAATTTGCGAGGATATCTTAAGATACTCATTGTCGGAGTTTGAAGAAATACCGGCGGTAGTCAGGCAAGCGGTTTTGTACTGTGTGGCCAATCTGTATGAAAAAAGGGAAGGAACCCACTATTATCTGAAAAACGAAGGCGGCGGCATGGCTGAAACCGTAAATGTGATGAAACTGATACTGGCAAACCTTCGCCGGGAAAGCTGGTGA
- a CDS encoding phage head closure protein: protein MQVEIGDLRHRITFQKLTTSVNENGFEVETWEDFKTVWAAVSNLHGREYFAAAAVQAENTVKFTIRYLTGLDTTMRIVFQGKQYNITAIYNIKYQNRYLEIKALEVVSSG, encoded by the coding sequence ATGCAGGTGGAGATTGGGGATTTAAGACACCGGATAACTTTCCAGAAACTTACCACTAGCGTCAATGAGAACGGCTTTGAGGTAGAAACCTGGGAGGATTTCAAGACCGTATGGGCGGCAGTGAGCAACCTGCATGGCCGGGAGTACTTTGCTGCCGCCGCTGTCCAGGCAGAGAATACGGTGAAGTTTACCATTAGGTATTTAACGGGTCTGGATACCACCATGCGGATTGTTTTTCAAGGCAAACAGTACAACATCACCGCTATTTACAACATCAAATATCAAAACCGGTATCTGGAAATCAAAGCACTGGAGGTGGTAAGCAGTGGCTAG
- a CDS encoding HK97-gp10 family putative phage morphogenesis protein encodes MARVELEGLEALINAVQRLGSEGKKIENKALKEAGAVMQEAIQNETPVRTGKLKESITVSGVRTQDGVKYVAVGPSKEAYYGKFLELGTVKMRAKPFMAPGYENGKDRATATIKEELRRGLGL; translated from the coding sequence GTGGCTAGGGTAGAGTTAGAGGGCTTGGAAGCCCTCATCAATGCCGTTCAAAGGCTGGGCAGCGAAGGCAAGAAAATAGAAAACAAAGCCTTAAAAGAAGCCGGTGCTGTAATGCAAGAGGCCATCCAAAACGAAACTCCAGTGCGGACTGGCAAGCTAAAAGAAAGCATTACCGTTTCCGGTGTGAGAACCCAGGATGGGGTTAAGTATGTAGCAGTGGGGCCGAGTAAGGAAGCCTATTATGGCAAATTTCTGGAACTGGGAACTGTCAAAATGAGAGCTAAACCCTTCATGGCACCGGGCTATGAAAACGGTAAAGACCGGGCCACAGCAACCATCAAGGAAGAACTGCGAAGGGGGCTGGGCCTATGA
- a CDS encoding major tail protein, with protein sequence MAQVGLNDLHFAILTADTKDELTYEPTEALVGAINATINPAVNTQELYADDQLWESVSALGKVDVEIETAELPLTIRAKILGNELKDGVLIEKATDVPPHLALGFKSLKSNGKYRYIWLLKGVAQPMAEDFSTKKDNVEHKTPKVKFTFMARVHDGEWKRTADEDSADFLGAATWFEQVPGDTTVVGG encoded by the coding sequence ATGGCACAAGTAGGATTAAATGATTTACACTTTGCGATTCTTACCGCTGATACCAAGGATGAGTTAACCTATGAACCCACCGAAGCCTTGGTGGGAGCCATTAACGCCACTATCAACCCGGCGGTGAATACTCAGGAGCTTTACGCTGATGACCAGCTGTGGGAATCGGTATCGGCTTTAGGCAAAGTGGATGTGGAAATAGAGACGGCGGAACTACCCTTAACTATTCGAGCCAAAATCCTGGGTAATGAACTTAAAGACGGGGTACTGATTGAAAAAGCTACCGATGTACCGCCCCATCTTGCCTTAGGCTTTAAAAGCTTAAAATCCAACGGCAAGTACCGCTACATCTGGCTCTTAAAGGGTGTGGCCCAGCCCATGGCCGAGGACTTCTCCACCAAAAAGGATAACGTGGAACACAAAACACCCAAGGTGAAATTCACCTTTATGGCCAGAGTCCATGATGGCGAGTGGAAAAGAACAGCGGATGAGGATAGTGCCGATTTTCTGGGAGCAGCCACCTGGTTTGAGCAAGTACCCGGCGATACAACGGTAGTGGGAGGTTAA
- the gpG gene encoding phage tail assembly chaperone G has translation MEITLKVADQNKTYTTNFISARMVRRTIEISKDINFENISPEELDKLMDYITELFGGQFSRDDLYDGLPSQELLPAITGCINEVVGRMAEVTKGDEKNA, from the coding sequence ATGGAGATTACTCTGAAAGTAGCAGATCAAAATAAAACCTACACCACAAACTTTATCAGCGCCCGCATGGTCAGAAGAACCATTGAAATATCCAAAGACATCAACTTTGAAAACATCTCCCCGGAGGAACTGGATAAATTGATGGACTACATTACCGAGCTCTTTGGCGGCCAGTTTAGCCGGGATGATTTATATGATGGCTTACCATCCCAAGAGCTACTCCCCGCCATTACTGGCTGCATCAACGAAGTGGTGGGGCGAATGGCTGAAGTGACCAAAGGTGATGAAAAAAACGCCTAG
- a CDS encoding type II toxin-antitoxin system Phd/YefM family antitoxin has translation MPEIRPIRDLRNTTEISELCHKNEEPIFITKNGYGDLVIMSMETYEKKLAQADLYKKLAEAESQVENGEPLLDAEDVFEKLRKKYVKE, from the coding sequence ATGCCTGAAATTAGACCGATAAGAGATTTAAGAAACACAACTGAGATTTCTGAACTGTGTCATAAAAATGAAGAACCAATTTTCATTACGAAAAATGGCTATGGCGATTTAGTAATCATGAGTATGGAAACTTATGAAAAAAAGCTAGCCCAAGCAGACCTCTATAAGAAATTAGCTGAAGCAGAAAGTCAAGTTGAAAACGGTGAGCCACTTTTAGATGCTGAAGATGTATTTGAAAAATTAAGGAAGAAATATGTCAAAGAATAG
- a CDS encoding type II toxin-antitoxin system RelE/ParE family toxin — translation MSKNSYSLKLTPKASKDLDKIYRYITEELYAEQAAVNLLEKIETSVMRLKDFPFSGNYFADEYLKKKGYRKLIIDNYIDFYVVDEEEKQVVVMRFLYGRQKYEGLL, via the coding sequence ATGTCAAAGAATAGTTATAGCTTAAAACTTACTCCAAAAGCTAGTAAGGATTTAGATAAAATATATAGATACATTACCGAAGAACTTTATGCTGAACAAGCAGCTGTTAATCTTTTGGAGAAAATAGAAACAAGTGTAATGAGATTAAAGGACTTTCCGTTTTCAGGTAATTATTTCGCTGATGAATATCTAAAGAAGAAGGGTTATCGAAAATTAATAATTGATAACTACATTGACTTTTATGTAGTCGATGAAGAAGAAAAACAAGTAGTTGTTATGCGTTTTTTATACGGCAGACAAAAATATGAAGGTTTACTCTAA
- a CDS encoding phage tail tape measure protein, with the protein MSDVGDLNVRINLDALGFQNGISKINTEMKKLQSEFKLAGAQLGKHGSELDKLRLKSDNLTKGTELQRQKVQALEEAHRKSVEAKGSDAKATQELEIKLNQARARLVTMEQNLEEVNNEITLQSSSWYKLGKELEAAGQKMQAVGQKMEQAGKELSMKVTMPLVGLGAAAAKIGSDFEAGMSEVQAISGATGTQLEMLEEKAKEMGATTKFSAAQSAEALKYMAMAGWDTGQMLDGLDGVMMLAAASGENLGTVSDIVTDALTAFGMQAGQAGEFADLLASTSSSANTNVSMLGESFKYVAPLFGSLGYSAEDAALALGLMANAGIKGSESGTALRGAIANLANPTAGMAKAINELGLTITDASGEMLPFKDVMDQLRTAFAGLTEEQKAQYAATIFGKEAMSGMLAIINSSEEDYAKLTQATREYNGVAKEMAETMEANLQGQLTKLRSALEGVGIQIFEILLPHLNKLVEMLQSLTDKFASLSPATQETIVKIAVLVAAIGPLLLIGGKLIGVIGAVVGALSTVSGAIAVASTGAVAATPAIGALATAFTVLTGPVGIAVAAIAGVTAAGVALYKHLSQEGIPAIELFDDEVSESTQKAVGGFLALNDQATLALNQLSWSGQEVTKEMVDNIAGNFSQMASQVQAGLDKHHQESLAKIQNFVTSSTALSQAEQDEILNNMQQGYETRKQTIAEGEARIKEILDMASTEKRALTKAEQEEINAIQRQMVDTGIQVLSENEIEAKAIMERMKAQAIELTALQAAEVVKNSIEQRDGAIQAANEQYDQVIKEIIRQRDEAGTISKEQADKLIIEATRQKDESIAKAEEMHLRVVAEAQAQAQEHVNQVDWETGEIKTKWQVMRDDIFAKAGAIKENVFTTWEEIKTNTSQQWESIRTTMSDRWNDIKTNTSETVAAIKTNVSITWDEVKTKTFETWDNIKTKTAETWQAIQNKIDEHGGGIKGLIGAYTEGYKSVWDSALTTMEEITGIKFSDMADKVADALERVKKAISSAIDRIKEWNDTKVKEKVFSITETITRIIRTITTGGGGGGGGDTSASKGGAAASNFSGTSFFPGGLTMVGELGPELVALPRGSRIYNDHETKKILDGSKGIVQHITLLSPTPLSPAETARRIKNASRELALEW; encoded by the coding sequence ATGTCAGATGTCGGGGATCTAAATGTACGGATCAACCTTGATGCCCTGGGCTTTCAAAACGGGATCAGTAAAATCAATACGGAAATGAAAAAACTGCAATCGGAGTTTAAGCTGGCCGGTGCCCAATTGGGTAAACACGGCAGTGAGCTGGACAAATTACGGCTTAAATCCGATAACCTGACCAAAGGAACGGAGCTGCAAAGGCAAAAGGTGCAAGCCTTAGAAGAAGCCCACCGGAAGTCTGTGGAGGCCAAAGGCAGTGATGCCAAGGCTACCCAGGAGCTGGAAATTAAGCTAAATCAAGCTCGCGCCAGGCTAGTGACCATGGAGCAGAACTTGGAAGAAGTTAATAACGAGATAACCCTCCAGTCATCCAGCTGGTACAAGCTGGGCAAAGAGCTGGAAGCCGCCGGACAAAAGATGCAGGCTGTGGGCCAAAAGATGGAGCAGGCCGGAAAAGAACTCAGCATGAAGGTTACCATGCCCCTGGTGGGTTTAGGAGCTGCTGCGGCAAAAATCGGCTCGGACTTTGAAGCCGGGATGAGCGAAGTGCAGGCCATCAGCGGAGCCACCGGCACTCAATTAGAAATGCTGGAAGAAAAGGCCAAGGAAATGGGTGCCACCACCAAATTCAGCGCCGCCCAGTCGGCAGAAGCATTAAAGTACATGGCCATGGCTGGTTGGGATACTGGTCAGATGCTAGATGGTTTAGATGGCGTCATGATGCTGGCTGCTGCCAGTGGCGAGAACTTGGGTACCGTTTCCGATATTGTCACCGATGCCCTGACCGCCTTTGGCATGCAGGCAGGCCAGGCAGGTGAGTTTGCCGACCTTCTGGCCAGCACTTCTAGTAGCGCCAACACCAATGTTTCTATGTTAGGGGAGTCCTTTAAATATGTGGCTCCCCTTTTTGGTTCACTGGGTTATTCGGCAGAAGATGCAGCCCTGGCTCTAGGCTTAATGGCTAATGCGGGTATCAAAGGGAGCGAATCAGGTACTGCACTAAGGGGTGCTATTGCTAACTTAGCTAATCCCACAGCCGGTATGGCCAAAGCCATAAATGAACTGGGCCTCACTATTACTGATGCCAGCGGGGAAATGCTACCCTTTAAAGATGTGATGGACCAGCTAAGAACTGCCTTTGCCGGGCTTACCGAAGAGCAAAAAGCCCAATATGCTGCCACCATCTTTGGTAAGGAAGCCATGAGCGGCATGCTGGCCATTATCAACTCCAGTGAAGAAGACTACGCCAAACTGACCCAGGCTACCAGGGAATACAACGGTGTGGCCAAAGAAATGGCCGAAACTATGGAAGCAAACCTGCAAGGGCAGCTGACAAAATTAAGATCAGCTCTGGAAGGTGTAGGCATACAAATTTTTGAGATCCTGCTTCCCCATCTAAATAAGCTGGTGGAGATGCTGCAATCCTTGACCGATAAATTTGCCAGTCTTAGCCCCGCTACCCAGGAAACCATCGTAAAAATTGCCGTTCTTGTCGCAGCCATCGGGCCGCTTTTACTTATCGGCGGTAAACTTATCGGTGTTATCGGTGCTGTTGTGGGTGCGCTGTCCACAGTATCCGGGGCTATTGCTGTGGCCAGCACTGGAGCAGTTGCAGCAACACCTGCCATTGGAGCCTTAGCCACAGCATTTACAGTTTTAACAGGGCCGGTGGGAATTGCGGTTGCTGCTATTGCCGGAGTTACCGCAGCAGGCGTAGCTTTATACAAACACCTAAGCCAGGAAGGCATCCCGGCCATTGAACTCTTTGACGATGAAGTATCGGAATCCACCCAAAAAGCTGTGGGTGGTTTTTTAGCGCTTAACGACCAGGCTACTTTAGCTTTAAACCAATTATCCTGGAGTGGTCAGGAAGTTACCAAGGAGATGGTGGACAACATTGCCGGGAACTTCTCACAGATGGCTTCACAAGTACAAGCCGGACTGGATAAACACCATCAAGAATCCCTGGCGAAAATCCAAAACTTTGTCACCAGCAGCACAGCTTTATCTCAAGCTGAGCAGGACGAAATATTAAACAACATGCAGCAGGGCTATGAAACCAGGAAACAAACCATTGCTGAAGGCGAAGCCAGGATAAAGGAAATCCTGGATATGGCCAGTACAGAGAAAAGAGCCCTGACCAAAGCCGAGCAGGAAGAAATCAATGCCATCCAAAGGCAGATGGTGGACACCGGCATCCAGGTCCTTTCCGAAAACGAAATCGAAGCCAAAGCCATTATGGAACGCATGAAAGCCCAGGCCATAGAGTTAACGGCTTTGCAGGCGGCAGAAGTGGTTAAAAACAGCATTGAGCAAAGGGACGGGGCCATTCAAGCGGCCAATGAGCAGTATGATCAGGTGATCAAGGAAATCATCCGGCAGCGCGATGAAGCAGGCACCATCTCTAAAGAACAGGCCGATAAATTGATTATCGAGGCCACCAGGCAAAAGGACGAGTCTATAGCCAAAGCCGAAGAAATGCACCTGCGGGTTGTTGCCGAAGCCCAGGCCCAAGCCCAGGAACACGTCAATCAAGTTGATTGGGAAACAGGAGAAATCAAGACCAAATGGCAGGTTATGCGTGACGATATATTCGCCAAGGCCGGAGCAATTAAAGAAAACGTCTTTACCACCTGGGAGGAAATTAAGACCAACACCTCCCAGCAGTGGGAAAGTATCCGTACGACCATGAGCGACAGGTGGAATGACATTAAAACCAATACCTCCGAAACGGTAGCCGCTATTAAAACCAATGTCAGCATCACCTGGGATGAGGTTAAGACCAAAACCTTTGAAACCTGGGACAACATCAAAACCAAAACTGCTGAAACTTGGCAGGCCATACAAAATAAAATCGATGAACACGGCGGCGGTATTAAGGGCCTTATTGGAGCCTACACCGAGGGATATAAATCCGTTTGGGACAGTGCCTTGACCACCATGGAGGAAATCACCGGCATCAAATTTAGCGACATGGCCGATAAGGTAGCTGATGCTTTAGAGCGGGTTAAAAAGGCTATTAGCAGTGCTATCGACCGGATAAAAGAGTGGAACGATACCAAAGTCAAGGAAAAAGTATTTAGTATCACTGAAACCATTACCAGGATCATTAGAACCATTACCACCGGTGGAGGTGGCGGCGGCGGTGGTGATACTTCTGCTTCCAAAGGCGGTGCGGCAGCTTCAAACTTTAGCGGCACCAGCTTCTTCCCTGGTGGTTTAACCATGGTAGGGGAACTGGGACCAGAACTGGTGGCCTTGCCCAGGGGAAGTAGGATTTATAACGACCATGAAACAAAGAAAATATTGGATGGAAGTAAAGGCATTGTCCAACACATTACCCTCCTTTCCCCTACTCCCCTATCCCCTGCGGAAACGGCAAGAAGAATTAAAAATGCCTCTAGAGAGCTGGCTCTAGAATGGTAG
- a CDS encoding phage tail family protein, protein MDRIVITNQKGESITLGNQAPYFLETIDGVGEVPVAIESQKAPKQDGSTYLDNMLDNRAISIEGTIITKIDPAFVLEARRKMQRVLNPKLGEVTITYHQRDQVREIKGLAETTPVFPGGQGSKGLYYQKFLLHLLCHQPFWLDTFYESREMSYLMGGIKFKLILPTVFSYRGFKRRAVNEGDVATPVEIEFKGPATNPTVNNLTTGEFIKVNRELGEEDVLTINTAFGQKYVRINGQNAFHYIDLDSVFWQLVPGENTLSYRSNNDSIKTRVTVKWKNRYVGL, encoded by the coding sequence ATGGACAGAATAGTTATCACTAACCAAAAGGGAGAAAGCATCACGTTAGGCAACCAGGCCCCATATTTCCTTGAAACCATTGACGGTGTCGGGGAAGTGCCGGTAGCTATTGAAAGCCAAAAAGCACCCAAACAGGATGGCTCGACTTATCTCGACAATATGTTGGATAACCGGGCCATTTCTATTGAAGGCACGATTATCACGAAGATTGACCCTGCTTTTGTACTGGAAGCCAGAAGGAAAATGCAAAGGGTACTAAACCCAAAATTGGGGGAAGTAACTATCACCTACCATCAGAGAGACCAGGTCCGGGAGATTAAAGGTCTGGCCGAAACCACTCCGGTATTCCCCGGTGGGCAAGGGAGTAAAGGTTTGTATTACCAAAAATTCTTACTTCACCTGCTCTGCCACCAACCCTTCTGGCTGGATACCTTCTATGAAAGCCGGGAGATGTCTTATCTCATGGGCGGGATTAAGTTTAAACTAATCCTTCCCACTGTATTCTCCTACCGGGGTTTTAAGAGGCGGGCGGTAAACGAAGGCGATGTGGCTACGCCGGTGGAGATAGAGTTTAAGGGACCGGCAACTAATCCTACAGTTAATAATCTAACCACTGGGGAATTTATCAAAGTTAACCGGGAACTTGGGGAGGAAGATGTGCTCACCATCAATACCGCCTTCGGGCAGAAATATGTGAGGATTAACGGGCAGAATGCTTTCCACTATATTGACTTGGACAGCGTATTTTGGCAGCTAGTACCGGGAGAAAACACCTTAAGCTACCGGAGCAACAACGACAGCATCAAAACCAGGGTTACCGTCAAGTGGAAAAACCGCTATGTTGGCCTATAG